GATTATATCAATAATTAAGCACAGAACACTCAAAATGAGGCTTGAAATTTAGTTCAAAAACACTATGGATTTAGAATTAAATATAATGTCAAAAAAATAACTTAAAAATAATGATTTTTTATGTTTTTGGCTTTAATGCTAATAAAAACAGGGGTAATGGGTCATGTTTTATGTTAAATGAGTAATAATTTATATTTCTATAAAGGGGTTTTTGTTAAAATTACACTTAGAAACTTAAGACTATTTACCAATGAATTAACAATGCTATTTTTTATGATAAAAAATCAAAGAACTATACTAATTGAAAATTACTAACGAATTACAATTTTATTAAACTATGAAACAAAAAATTAAACAAACTGCTCGTCTTATAACAGCAGTATTATTTACCGTCATTTTTGCTATTGGTTGTCAGCCCGATCCGCTCGAGTATGCTAGACCAAAGGATTTGGTAGGGACTATTTATTTACAGCTTAAGGCAATGGGTGGTTTTGAGTACTATGTAAAGTGTATAGAAAAAACTGCGTATAAAACTCCTTTAGAAAAAGGTGGTTCTTGGACTGTTTTTGCTCCAACGGACGAAGCCTTTGAGGAATTTATGAGAGAAGAAGGATTTGGTTCTTTTGATGAAATTCCTTCTGAAAGAATTTTAGATTTGGTACAGTACTCAGTATTAAGTGGTGGTTGGAATACTACTAGTTTAACTTATTTTAATAATGCTGGTGTTGGTAATGCTTTTAAAAAGACAACTCAGTATTTAGATACTATTATTGATGCTGATGCTGCTAATTTTCCTTATGTTGACGAAGTAGAGCCAGGAAGAGTTTATAAGTTAGATAATAGTTCTGGTAGAGATAAAACAGTAGCTTACTTCTTACCTTATTATATGGAGAGTAAAGGAATAGAAAAAGCAGATTACAATTTTATTTTTGATGGAGAAACTTATGCTGATACTGATCAGATGAAAGTTTATGAAGCAAATGCTGTTAGAGCTAACATAGTTGCTGAAAATGGTTTTATTCATGCTTTAGATAAAGTAATTGAACCAAGAGAAAATATATATCAAGCTTTAATGTCTGATGAGTATAAAGATAAATACTCTATGTTTAAAAACTTGATAGATCGTTTTGCAAGTTTTAATTCTCAAGGTTTTCAATTAAATGAAGCAACAGGTCAGCAAGAAGAAATTTTTAGACTTGGTTTTAGAACTGGTCTTCAAAACAACTTGTTACCATATAACCCATATGACGAAGCTTACCCTCCGTTATTAAACAACGCAAACAGAACTCCGTCAAATGCTGTGGGTATGGCAATTCCTACTAATGAAGCATTGACTAGTTATCTTGAAGGGAATAGTATTTTAGGTCAGTTTTATAATTCGTATGATGATATGTCTATAGATGTATTAGCTACTTTTTTAGGTACACATTTCTTTTCAAATTATTATGATTTATGTCCAAGTAGAGAAGGAAGTGCTTTTAACGTATCTCTTAACTTAGTAGATTATAGTACTAGTGATGCTGTAGACAAAAGATTTTGTAGTAATGGTCTTTTTGTTGGTGTTAATAAAGTATATACTAATAAGAATTTCTCAACAGTATTGGGGCCTTTATTATTGAATCCTGATTATACAATTATGTTAAAAGCAATACAAGGTTTAGGTATTGCAGATGGTTTGTC
Above is a genomic segment from Wenyingzhuangia fucanilytica containing:
- a CDS encoding fasciclin domain-containing protein, with amino-acid sequence MKQKIKQTARLITAVLFTVIFAIGCQPDPLEYARPKDLVGTIYLQLKAMGGFEYYVKCIEKTAYKTPLEKGGSWTVFAPTDEAFEEFMREEGFGSFDEIPSERILDLVQYSVLSGGWNTTSLTYFNNAGVGNAFKKTTQYLDTIIDADAANFPYVDEVEPGRVYKLDNSSGRDKTVAYFLPYYMESKGIEKADYNFIFDGETYADTDQMKVYEANAVRANIVAENGFIHALDKVIEPRENIYQALMSDEYKDKYSMFKNLIDRFASFNSQGFQLNEATGQQEEIFRLGFRTGLQNNLLPYNPYDEAYPPLLNNANRTPSNAVGMAIPTNEALTSYLEGNSILGQFYNSYDDMSIDVLATFLGTHFFSNYYDLCPSREGSAFNVSLNLVDYSTSDAVDKRFCSNGLFVGVNKVYTNKNFSTVLGPLLLNPDYTIMLKAIQGLGIADGLSSRGSNFSVFGIANNQFIDIPDPNSATRRISVVDFTDDFSVVQIQVTGDPDAANNRLYPENIDSPISADVNYVNTTLEAIVLNQIVDEKVTLNSDNFYQTRSRAFIKALPDGSLAGGGDLLANEKANITLTRTTENGNFYEMDKHFQRPLDFAYKSLVDNSDKFSKFIEVLEAVDGFITIPGYADDKLLSFVSSTRSYTMFAPNDAAVQQAITDGVIVDPNNLPTDAVELAIAKRDLLNFAKLHVFQDPIVTDGVSSGDYKSLYFAREIDFSPVYDEFQVSNFLTELSVEDPETGIAIATTGGLLNLFSKGIVIHELDGYLKF